From Azospirillum baldaniorum, the proteins below share one genomic window:
- a CDS encoding tetratricopeptide repeat protein, with protein sequence MATIKDVLAAALAHHQAGRLAQAAAGYQAVLDTLPDHPDALHLLGVVYLQAGHPAEAEPRIRAAIRADATVADYHDNLGSALRALDRDAEAADAHRAAIRLRPAFAQAHYNLGNALDRLGRLEEAVDAYRQAAALRPGYARARFNLGNTLTALGRLGEADEAFRAALADDPGFGEAHANRASLMLQRGRAAEAQRALRRALALRPDHATALANLSAALLALDAPADAEQAARRAESARPDFAEAALRRGDALQKRNRLAEAARAYARGTALCPDLAEAYANLALVRQTQGDLDRAEAGYRRALALRPDLAEVRSNLAYLELFRPGVTLARVLEAHRGWDAVHGAPLRPEWTPRAPAIRDDSHPLRVGILSGDFRRHPAGQFAVRAVEALPDFGVELTLYANQLEADDLTDRFRAAAARWVPVADRTDAELATLIREDRLDALIDLAGHNARGRLGVFARKPAPVQVAWSGYMATTGLAAMDALVADAHHVPEGAERFYSERILRMPGAFIAYDPPPDAPEPGPPPCLTGQPVTFGVFNILTKLTDEVLATWAALLARVPESRLLLKTKALSCPETAARWRERLAAAGIAPERLILAGATPSREHMGWCARVDVALDPFPFAGSTTTLETLWMGVPVVTLPGETFSSRHSLAFLKVAGVEGCVARDPADYVDRAAGWAADPARLAELRRTLRPRMAAGPLCDGRRLAEALATALRGLARGD encoded by the coding sequence ATGGCGACGATCAAGGACGTGCTGGCCGCGGCGCTGGCCCATCATCAGGCCGGACGGCTGGCGCAGGCCGCCGCCGGCTATCAGGCCGTCCTCGACACGCTGCCCGACCATCCCGACGCGCTGCATCTGCTGGGCGTCGTCTATCTCCAGGCCGGACACCCGGCGGAGGCCGAGCCGCGCATCCGCGCCGCCATCCGCGCCGACGCGACCGTCGCCGACTATCACGACAATCTGGGCAGCGCGCTGCGCGCCCTGGACCGCGACGCGGAGGCGGCCGACGCCCACCGCGCGGCGATCCGCCTGCGCCCGGCCTTCGCGCAGGCCCATTACAACCTCGGCAACGCGCTGGACCGTCTGGGCCGGCTGGAGGAGGCGGTGGACGCCTACCGGCAGGCCGCCGCGTTGCGCCCCGGCTACGCGCGGGCGCGCTTCAACCTCGGCAACACGCTGACGGCGCTCGGCCGGCTGGGCGAGGCGGACGAGGCCTTCCGCGCCGCGCTGGCCGACGATCCCGGATTCGGGGAGGCGCACGCCAACCGCGCCTCGCTGATGTTGCAACGCGGCCGGGCGGCGGAGGCTCAGCGCGCCTTGCGCCGCGCGCTGGCGCTGCGCCCCGACCACGCCACGGCGCTCGCCAACCTGTCGGCCGCCTTGCTGGCCCTCGACGCCCCCGCCGACGCCGAACAGGCGGCACGCCGCGCCGAATCCGCGCGCCCCGACTTCGCGGAGGCGGCGCTGCGCCGGGGCGATGCGCTGCAAAAGCGCAACCGGCTGGCCGAGGCCGCCCGCGCCTACGCCCGGGGCACCGCCCTGTGTCCCGATCTGGCGGAGGCGTACGCGAACCTCGCGCTGGTGCGCCAGACGCAGGGTGACCTGGACAGGGCGGAGGCCGGCTACCGCCGCGCGCTGGCGCTGCGGCCCGATCTTGCGGAGGTGCGCTCCAACCTCGCCTATCTGGAGCTGTTCCGACCCGGCGTGACGCTGGCCCGCGTGCTGGAGGCGCACCGCGGCTGGGACGCCGTGCACGGCGCGCCGTTGCGACCCGAATGGACACCGCGCGCCCCGGCGATCCGGGACGACTCCCACCCGTTGCGCGTCGGCATTCTGTCCGGCGACTTCCGCCGCCACCCGGCGGGGCAGTTCGCGGTGCGGGCGGTCGAGGCGCTGCCGGATTTCGGCGTCGAACTGACCCTCTACGCCAACCAGTTGGAAGCGGACGACCTCACCGACCGCTTCCGCGCCGCGGCGGCGCGCTGGGTGCCGGTCGCCGACCGGACCGACGCTGAACTTGCAACACTGATCCGCGAAGACCGGCTGGACGCGCTGATCGACCTCGCCGGGCACAACGCCCGCGGACGGCTGGGCGTCTTCGCGCGCAAGCCGGCTCCGGTCCAGGTGGCGTGGTCCGGCTACATGGCGACCACCGGGCTCGCCGCCATGGACGCGCTGGTCGCCGACGCCCACCATGTGCCGGAGGGGGCGGAGCGCTTCTACAGCGAGCGCATCCTGCGCATGCCCGGCGCCTTCATCGCCTATGACCCGCCGCCGGACGCGCCGGAGCCCGGTCCACCGCCCTGCCTGACCGGCCAGCCCGTCACCTTCGGCGTCTTCAACATCCTGACCAAGCTGACCGACGAGGTCCTCGCCACCTGGGCCGCCCTGCTCGCCCGCGTGCCCGAGTCGCGCCTGCTGCTGAAGACCAAGGCGCTGTCCTGCCCGGAAACCGCCGCCCGTTGGCGCGAACGGCTGGCCGCGGCGGGCATTGCGCCGGAGCGGCTGATCCTGGCCGGGGCGACTCCCAGCCGCGAGCATATGGGCTGGTGCGCCCGCGTCGACGTGGCGCTGGACCCCTTCCCCTTCGCCGGCAGCACGACGACGCTGGAGACGCTGTGGATGGGCGTGCCGGTCGTCACCCTGCCCGGCGAGACCTTCTCCAGCCGCCATTCCCTGGCTTTCCTGAAGGTGGCGGGGGTGGAGGGCTGCGTCGCCCGCGACCCGGCGGACTATGTGGATCGCGCCGCCGGCTGGGCCGCCGACCCGGCGCGGTTGGCGGAACTGCGCCGAACCCTGCGCCCGCGCATGGCGGCCGGGCCGCTCTGCGACGGGCGGCGCCTTGCTGAAGCGCTGGCGACAGCCCTGCGTGGTTTAGCGAGGGGCGATTAG
- a CDS encoding RT0821/Lpp0805 family surface protein, which translates to MKAKGIVAVVLSVGLLAGCASPYGYGYGGGYGGGGYGANYGGGYAPAYGNKATAGTLLGGVVGGLAGSRFGGGTGKLVAVGVGTLLGAALGNAAGQSMDRADLMYAQQAAGQAYMAPTGATVQWNNPQTGNWGTYTPTRDGTGPYGEPCREFQTSIVVGGQLQQGYGTACRQSDGSWRMVS; encoded by the coding sequence ATGAAGGCCAAGGGGATCGTTGCGGTCGTGTTGTCCGTCGGCCTGCTGGCCGGCTGCGCCAGCCCCTATGGCTATGGGTATGGTGGTGGGTATGGTGGTGGCGGGTACGGGGCCAACTATGGCGGCGGCTATGCCCCCGCTTATGGCAACAAGGCGACGGCGGGCACGCTGCTGGGCGGCGTGGTCGGCGGCCTCGCCGGGTCGCGCTTCGGCGGCGGCACGGGCAAGCTGGTGGCGGTCGGCGTCGGCACGCTGCTCGGCGCCGCGCTCGGCAACGCCGCCGGCCAGTCGATGGACCGCGCCGACCTGATGTACGCGCAGCAGGCCGCGGGGCAGGCCTACATGGCGCCGACCGGCGCGACCGTGCAGTGGAACAACCCGCAGACCGGCAACTGGGGCACCTACACCCCGACCCGCGACGGCACCGGTCCCTATGGCGAGCCGTGCCGGGAGTTCCAGACCAGCATCGTGGTCGGCGGGCAGCTTCAGCAGGGCTACGGCACCGCCTGCCGCCAGTCGGACGGAAGCTGGCGCATGGTAAGCTGA
- a CDS encoding acyl-CoA synthetase encodes MLPEADSYEGLRDRFVWSVPERYNIGVDVCDKWAERDPDRTALIHKRRDGAVETHSFADIRRLSNRLANALAAHGVARGDRVGILLPQAPETAVSHVAVYKMGGVAVPLFSLFGVEALEYRLGNCGARAVVTDAVGAAKIAQIRDRLPELKLVLRIDEAGEGELDWHALVDAASEDFTPVDTAADDPAVIIYTSGTTGQPKGALHAHRVLLGHLPGVEISHDLFPQPGDRIWTPADWAWIGGLLDVLMPAWHHGVTVVSHRFEKFDAEEAFRLIADFQVRNAFLPPTALKMMRAVKDPQTRWNYSMRSVASGGETLGAELLDWGRQTFGLTINEFYGQTECNMIVSSCATVMPPKPGVMGRPAPGHDVAVIDGQGNRLPPGEIGLIAVHRPDPVMFLQYWNNPEATAAKFVGDWLVTGDQGELDTDGYIRFVGRDDDVITSAGYRIGPGEIEDCLIGHPAVRMAAVVGVPNPLRTEIVKAFIVLQDGVRPSDALAAEIQAHVKTRLAAHEYPRAVEFVDSLPMTTTGKIIRRELRGRG; translated from the coding sequence ATGCTGCCGGAAGCGGACAGCTACGAGGGCCTGCGCGACCGTTTCGTCTGGTCGGTGCCGGAGCGTTACAACATCGGCGTGGACGTCTGCGACAAGTGGGCGGAGCGCGATCCGGACCGCACCGCCCTGATCCACAAGCGCCGGGACGGCGCGGTGGAGACCCACAGCTTCGCCGACATCCGCCGCCTGTCGAACCGCCTCGCCAACGCGCTGGCCGCCCATGGGGTGGCGCGCGGCGACCGGGTGGGCATCCTGCTGCCCCAGGCGCCGGAGACCGCGGTCAGCCACGTCGCCGTCTACAAGATGGGCGGCGTCGCCGTTCCCCTCTTCTCGCTGTTCGGCGTTGAAGCGCTGGAGTACCGGCTCGGCAATTGCGGGGCGCGGGCGGTGGTGACCGACGCCGTGGGTGCGGCCAAGATCGCCCAGATCCGCGACCGCCTGCCCGAGCTGAAACTCGTCCTGCGCATCGACGAGGCCGGAGAGGGCGAGCTGGACTGGCACGCGCTGGTCGATGCGGCGTCGGAGGACTTCACGCCGGTGGACACGGCGGCGGACGACCCGGCGGTGATCATCTACACCTCCGGCACCACCGGCCAGCCCAAGGGCGCGCTGCACGCGCACCGGGTGCTGCTCGGCCACCTGCCGGGGGTGGAGATTTCCCACGACCTGTTCCCGCAGCCGGGCGACCGCATCTGGACCCCGGCGGACTGGGCGTGGATCGGCGGTTTGCTCGACGTGCTGATGCCCGCCTGGCACCATGGCGTGACCGTGGTCTCCCACCGCTTCGAGAAGTTCGACGCGGAGGAGGCCTTCCGCCTGATCGCCGATTTCCAGGTGCGCAACGCCTTCCTGCCGCCGACCGCGCTGAAGATGATGCGCGCGGTGAAGGACCCGCAGACGCGCTGGAATTACAGCATGCGCTCCGTCGCCAGCGGCGGCGAGACGCTGGGGGCCGAGCTTCTCGATTGGGGCCGCCAGACCTTCGGGCTGACCATCAACGAGTTCTACGGCCAGACCGAGTGCAACATGATCGTGTCCTCCTGCGCCACGGTCATGCCGCCCAAGCCCGGCGTCATGGGCCGCCCGGCGCCCGGCCACGACGTGGCGGTGATCGACGGGCAGGGCAACCGCCTTCCTCCCGGTGAGATCGGCCTGATCGCCGTGCACCGCCCGGACCCGGTGATGTTCCTGCAATACTGGAACAACCCGGAGGCCACCGCCGCGAAGTTTGTCGGCGACTGGCTGGTCACCGGCGACCAGGGCGAGTTGGACACCGACGGCTACATCCGCTTCGTCGGGCGGGACGACGACGTGATCACGTCGGCCGGCTACCGCATCGGCCCCGGCGAGATCGAGGATTGCCTGATCGGCCACCCCGCCGTCCGCATGGCCGCCGTGGTCGGCGTGCCGAACCCTCTGCGCACCGAGATCGTGAAGGCCTTCATCGTCCTCCAGGACGGCGTTCGCCCCAGCGACGCACTGGCGGCGGAGATCCAGGCCCATGTGAAGACGCGGCTGGCCGCCCACGAGTATCCCCGCGCGGTTGAGTTCGTGGACAGCCTGCCGATGACGACCACGGGCAAGATCATCCGGCGCGAGCTGCGGGGGCGGGGGTAA
- a CDS encoding sulfite exporter TauE/SafE family protein — MVTTSLLLLAAAFLAGAMNAVAGGGSFLTLPALIYAGVPPVAANATGTVALLPGYASGVYGYRHDLEPVGGVGLVTLSVVSLTGGLIGAALLLVTPDSVFRSIVPWLLLVATALFAFGGMLAARLRAVGLHGTGAMLATLFAVSVYGGYFNGGLGILLLAQLSLFGMTNLNAMNALKNLFSAVLTAIAVAAYAIGGAVEWSYAALMTVAAVAGGYVGARVGRKIPSRILRAGIIAVGLAMSVLFFLK, encoded by the coding sequence ATGGTGACGACATCCCTGCTCCTGCTCGCCGCGGCCTTCCTGGCCGGGGCGATGAACGCGGTCGCCGGCGGCGGCAGCTTTCTCACTCTTCCCGCGCTGATCTACGCCGGGGTTCCGCCCGTGGCGGCGAACGCCACCGGTACGGTGGCGCTGCTGCCCGGCTACGCCAGTGGCGTCTACGGCTACCGCCACGACCTGGAGCCGGTGGGCGGGGTTGGGCTGGTCACGCTGTCGGTGGTCAGCCTGACCGGCGGGCTGATCGGGGCGGCGCTGCTGCTGGTGACTCCGGATTCGGTGTTCCGCAGCATCGTGCCCTGGCTGCTGCTGGTCGCCACCGCGCTGTTCGCCTTCGGCGGCATGCTGGCGGCCCGGCTGCGGGCGGTGGGGCTGCACGGGACGGGGGCGATGCTCGCCACGCTGTTCGCGGTGTCGGTCTATGGCGGCTATTTCAACGGCGGCCTCGGCATCCTGCTGCTGGCGCAGCTGAGCCTGTTCGGGATGACCAACCTGAACGCCATGAACGCGCTGAAGAACCTGTTCTCCGCCGTGCTGACCGCCATTGCGGTCGCCGCCTACGCGATCGGCGGGGCGGTGGAGTGGTCCTACGCCGCGCTGATGACCGTGGCTGCGGTGGCCGGCGGCTATGTCGGGGCGCGGGTCGGGCGCAAGATCCCGTCGCGCATCCTGCGCGCGGGCATCATCGCCGTGGGCTTGGCGATGAGCGTCCTGTTTTTCCTGAAGTAA
- a CDS encoding ABC transporter ATP-binding protein, whose protein sequence is MLTVSDLDLFYGDAQALDGVSIAVAEGTTTAIVGANGAGKTSLIRTISGILKPARGTIRFRGKDIAGLPSHVVCDLGIGQVAEGRQIFPTLSIRENLEMGAVIPRARDGAKDTFERVLTLFPRLKERLEQAAGTLSGGEQQMLAIGRCLMGKPDLIMFDEPSLGLSPTMVQELFRTIRALAAEGMTIILVEQNVAASLKLAQRAYVLENGRVVLAGTGEELLADPAVKQAYLGL, encoded by the coding sequence ATGCTGACCGTATCCGACCTCGACCTCTTCTACGGCGACGCCCAGGCGCTCGACGGCGTGTCCATCGCGGTGGCGGAGGGCACGACGACCGCCATCGTCGGCGCCAACGGGGCGGGCAAGACCTCGCTGATCCGCACCATCTCCGGCATCCTGAAGCCGGCCCGCGGCACCATCCGCTTCCGCGGCAAGGACATCGCCGGCCTGCCAAGCCACGTCGTCTGCGACCTCGGCATCGGGCAGGTGGCGGAGGGGCGGCAGATCTTCCCGACGCTCAGCATCCGCGAGAATCTGGAGATGGGCGCCGTCATCCCGCGCGCCCGCGACGGGGCGAAGGACACGTTCGAGCGCGTGCTGACCCTCTTCCCCCGCCTGAAGGAGCGGCTGGAGCAGGCCGCCGGCACGCTGTCGGGCGGCGAGCAGCAGATGCTGGCGATCGGGCGCTGCCTGATGGGCAAGCCCGACCTGATCATGTTCGACGAGCCGTCGCTCGGCCTCTCCCCGACCATGGTGCAGGAGCTGTTCCGCACCATCCGCGCGCTCGCCGCCGAAGGCATGACGATCATCCTGGTGGAGCAGAACGTCGCCGCCTCGCTGAAGTTGGCACAACGCGCCTATGTGTTGGAGAATGGGCGCGTCGTTCTGGCCGGCACGGGCGAGGAGTTGCTGGCCGATCCCGCGGTCAAGCAGGCCTATCTCGGCCTGTGA
- a CDS encoding MerR family transcriptional regulator, whose protein sequence is MKIGDLAKRSGLTAHTIRYYERIGLLPYADRNQSRHRDYDASILTWIEFLGRLKTTGMPIRDMLRYAALREAGAGTEAERRALLEQHRERVRAQVDELNACLLVLDTKIDGYVETEQRKTDDDDTPVQDRRKPA, encoded by the coding sequence ATGAAGATCGGGGACCTCGCGAAACGTTCGGGGCTGACGGCCCACACCATCCGCTACTATGAGCGGATCGGGCTGCTGCCCTACGCCGACCGGAACCAGTCCCGCCACCGCGATTACGACGCCTCGATCCTGACCTGGATCGAGTTTCTCGGCCGTCTGAAGACGACCGGCATGCCGATCCGCGACATGCTCCGCTATGCGGCGCTTCGTGAGGCGGGCGCCGGGACCGAAGCGGAGCGGCGGGCGTTGCTGGAGCAACACCGCGAGCGTGTGCGCGCCCAGGTCGATGAACTGAACGCCTGTCTTCTCGTCCTCGATACCAAGATCGACGGTTACGTCGAAACGGAACAGAGGAAGACTGACGATGACGACACACCTGTCCAGGATCGAAGAAAGCCGGCTTGA
- a CDS encoding carboxymuconolactone decarboxylase family protein: MTTHLSRIEESRLERGQRALAEIDGAAGHKVVASLADIAPDFATYVFEFPFGDIYSRPGLDLRSREIATIAALAAMGNAAPQLKVHIEAGLNVGLTRDEIVEVLIQMSVYAGFPAALNGLFAAKEVFAATDGQRPPGPS; encoded by the coding sequence ATGACGACACACCTGTCCAGGATCGAAGAAAGCCGGCTTGAGCGCGGGCAACGGGCGCTCGCCGAGATCGACGGCGCGGCCGGCCATAAGGTGGTGGCGTCGCTTGCCGACATCGCGCCGGACTTCGCGACCTATGTGTTCGAGTTCCCCTTCGGCGACATCTACTCGCGGCCCGGACTCGATCTGCGCTCCCGCGAGATCGCCACCATCGCGGCGCTCGCCGCCATGGGGAACGCGGCACCCCAGCTCAAGGTGCACATCGAGGCCGGATTGAACGTCGGGCTGACCCGCGACGAGATCGTCGAGGTTCTCATCCAGATGTCGGTCTATGCGGGGTTCCCGGCCGCTCTCAACGGGCTGTTCGCGGCCAAGGAGGTCTTCGCGGCGACCGATGGGCAACGGCCGCCGGGACCGTCGTGA
- a CDS encoding GNAT family N-acetyltransferase: MSDTVTDNPAMSRFELDVNGQTVFATYRRRGTILHIPYVEAPPSLRGTGAAGRLLEGVMAIARAEGLTIVPICGYAANWMHRHREHHDLLAR, encoded by the coding sequence ATGAGCGACACCGTGACCGACAACCCGGCCATGAGCCGGTTCGAACTGGACGTGAACGGCCAGACGGTCTTCGCGACCTACCGCCGCCGCGGCACCATCCTGCACATCCCCTATGTGGAGGCGCCGCCGTCCCTGCGCGGAACCGGCGCCGCCGGGCGGCTGCTGGAGGGGGTGATGGCCATCGCCCGCGCCGAGGGGCTGACCATCGTCCCGATCTGCGGCTACGCCGCCAACTGGATGCACCGCCACCGCGAGCATCACGACCTGCTGGCGCGGTAG
- a CDS encoding trimeric intracellular cation channel family protein, with protein MPAIIPDVSPLLLAMDLTGIFIFGLTGGTLAVRHRLDIFGVMVLALVTALAGGVLRDLLIGAIPPATMQDERYLITALASGLFAFFFHPFINRLVKPVMVLDAAGLGIFAVAGCGKALAYGLGPLPAVLLGVLTACGGGLVRDVLVAEVPRVLREEIYAVAALLGAAIVIAGAMLDLPKAPVAIAGAAAAFLLRVVSVLRGWSAPRAPGS; from the coding sequence ATGCCCGCCATCATCCCTGATGTTTCGCCCCTCCTCCTCGCCATGGACCTGACCGGGATCTTCATCTTCGGGCTGACGGGAGGGACGCTGGCCGTGCGGCACCGTCTGGACATCTTCGGCGTGATGGTGCTGGCGCTGGTGACGGCGCTGGCCGGCGGCGTGCTGCGCGACCTGCTGATCGGGGCGATCCCGCCGGCCACCATGCAGGACGAGCGCTACCTGATCACGGCGCTGGCCTCCGGCCTGTTCGCCTTCTTCTTCCACCCCTTCATCAACCGGCTGGTCAAGCCGGTGATGGTGCTGGACGCAGCCGGCCTTGGCATCTTCGCGGTGGCCGGCTGCGGCAAGGCGCTGGCCTATGGGCTGGGCCCGCTGCCCGCAGTTCTGCTGGGCGTGCTGACCGCCTGCGGCGGCGGGCTGGTGCGCGACGTGCTGGTGGCCGAGGTGCCGCGGGTGCTGCGCGAGGAGATTTACGCGGTGGCCGCCCTGCTGGGTGCGGCGATCGTCATCGCCGGGGCCATGCTGGACCTGCCGAAGGCGCCGGTCGCCATCGCCGGGGCGGCGGCGGCCTTCCTGCTGCGGGTGGTCAGCGTCCTGCGCGGCTGGAGCGCGCCGCGCGCCCCCGGTTCCTGA
- a CDS encoding pirin family protein, giving the protein MITIRNRDERGAVNMGWLNSKHSFSFGHYYDPAHMGFRALRVINDDRVIPGAGFPTHGHADMEIVSYVLDGALEHKDTLGTSSVIRPGDVQRMSAGSGIRHSEYNASKKDPVHFLQIWILPNEEGMVPGYEQKAFEREEKQGRLRLVGSQDGRDGSVVIHQDVDLYATLLDEGDSVTHELRPGRHAWVQVARGQVRLNGEVLKEGDGAAISKEESLTLDGVVSAEVLLFDLA; this is encoded by the coding sequence ATGATCACGATCCGCAACCGCGACGAACGGGGCGCCGTCAACATGGGCTGGCTGAACAGCAAGCACAGCTTCTCGTTCGGCCACTACTACGACCCGGCCCATATGGGCTTCCGCGCGCTGCGCGTCATCAACGACGACCGCGTGATCCCCGGCGCCGGCTTCCCCACCCACGGGCACGCCGACATGGAGATCGTGTCCTATGTTCTCGACGGCGCGCTGGAGCACAAGGACACGCTGGGCACCAGCTCGGTCATCCGCCCCGGCGACGTGCAGCGGATGAGTGCCGGGTCGGGCATCCGGCACAGCGAGTACAACGCGTCCAAGAAGGACCCGGTGCACTTCCTGCAGATCTGGATCCTGCCCAACGAGGAGGGCATGGTCCCCGGCTATGAGCAGAAGGCCTTCGAGCGGGAGGAGAAGCAGGGCCGCCTGCGCCTCGTCGGTTCCCAGGACGGGCGCGACGGCAGCGTGGTCATCCATCAGGACGTGGACCTCTACGCCACGCTTCTGGACGAGGGCGACAGCGTGACCCACGAGCTGCGTCCGGGCCGCCACGCTTGGGTGCAGGTCGCCCGCGGTCAGGTCCGGCTGAACGGCGAGGTCCTGAAGGAAGGCGACGGCGCCGCGATCAGCAAGGAGGAATCCCTGACGCTGGACGGCGTGGTCAGCGCCGAGGTGCTGCTGTTCGATCTGGCGTGA
- a CDS encoding TIGR02587 family membrane protein translates to MDITRQRSFLHDEAQFARALARASAGAIIFALPLLMTMEMWELGFYMDRFRLALFILVTLPVLFGLSYFAGFEETFCWQDDLIDALSAFAVGFLMSAALLTVFAIVRLDQPLPEIIGKIALQSVPASIGAMLARKQLGQQDDADRERRIRSSYPGELFLMGAGALFVGFNVAPTEEMILISYKMSPWHAVALAVLSLGLLHIFVYTVGFAGQESAGDDGFLSVFLRFSVAGYGIALLISLYLLWTFERIAGLSMMELVTATVVLGFPSALGAATARLIV, encoded by the coding sequence ATGGACATCACCCGCCAGCGCAGCTTTCTCCATGACGAAGCCCAATTCGCCCGCGCTTTGGCCCGCGCATCGGCGGGAGCGATCATCTTCGCCCTGCCGCTGCTGATGACCATGGAGATGTGGGAGCTGGGCTTCTACATGGACCGCTTCCGGCTGGCCCTGTTCATTCTGGTGACGCTGCCGGTGCTGTTCGGCCTGTCCTACTTCGCCGGGTTCGAGGAAACCTTCTGCTGGCAGGACGACCTGATCGACGCGCTGTCGGCCTTCGCCGTCGGCTTCCTGATGTCGGCGGCGCTGCTGACCGTCTTCGCCATCGTGCGTCTGGACCAGCCGTTGCCGGAGATCATCGGCAAGATCGCGCTCCAGTCCGTGCCGGCCAGCATCGGCGCCATGCTGGCGCGCAAGCAGCTCGGCCAGCAGGACGACGCCGATCGGGAGCGGCGCATCCGCTCCAGCTATCCGGGGGAACTGTTCCTGATGGGGGCGGGGGCGCTGTTCGTCGGCTTCAACGTCGCCCCGACCGAGGAGATGATCCTGATCTCCTACAAGATGTCGCCCTGGCACGCCGTGGCGCTCGCGGTGCTGTCGCTGGGGCTGTTGCACATCTTCGTCTACACGGTCGGCTTCGCCGGGCAGGAGAGCGCCGGGGACGACGGGTTCCTGTCCGTCTTCCTGCGCTTCTCGGTCGCCGGCTACGGCATCGCCCTGCTGATCAGCCTCTATCTGCTGTGGACCTTCGAGCGGATCGCCGGCCTGTCGATGATGGAGCTGGTGACCGCCACGGTGGTGCTCGGCTTCCCCAGCGCGCTGGGCGCCGCCACCGCCCGCCTGATCGTGTGA
- a CDS encoding heavy-metal-associated domain-containing protein, with protein MVAFKVPGMTCGGCAASVRRALGAVAGVEDVQIDLDSKDVRVSGAPSADALRTALDKAGFEAEGLPVA; from the coding sequence ATGGTTGCGTTCAAGGTTCCTGGCATGACTTGCGGCGGCTGTGCTGCCTCCGTCCGCCGTGCGCTCGGCGCCGTCGCCGGGGTCGAGGATGTGCAGATCGACCTGGACTCGAAGGACGTCCGTGTCAGCGGGGCGCCCAGCGCCGATGCCCTGCGGACGGCCCTCGACAAGGCCGGCTTCGAAGCCGAAGGGCTTCCGGTCGCGTAA